The following coding sequences lie in one Miscanthus floridulus cultivar M001 chromosome 9, ASM1932011v1, whole genome shotgun sequence genomic window:
- the LOC136481075 gene encoding proline-rich receptor-like protein kinase PERK10 gives MPRPSPRSPRQPLMPRAHHATADFAFPATPDAAFLTGGHPDAHPPRRSSPDAAPLKEEPLAAPDAARAPRGDGEKTVGEAEKSFIAWRKRYINIPGKPLPHNSRASPNLSPIVQSPDQHSAPGGGYDGVEDMAASPPSPRRSPSPPPPPPRRSPMPPRRSPTPVPPPPPMNQGRRLQTNKPSAPPAKTTKKAPVKPRPIPQKLPGEMSKEELDDAVKKPSKHSS, from the exons ATGCcgcgcccctcaccgaggagcccccggcaGCCCCTGATGCCACGCGCGCACCACGCCACCGCTGATTTCGCCTTcccggccacccccgacgccgccttcctcacAGGAGGGCACCCCGACGCCCacccacctcgccggagtagccccgacgccgCGCCCCTCAAGGAGGAGCCCCTGGCTGCCCCCGACGCCGCGCGCGCGCCAC gaggtgatggggagaagaccgtgggagaagcagagaagtcattcattgcatggcgcaagcgctacatcaatatTCCCGGGAAGCCGTTGCCGCACAATAG cagggcctcccccaacctaagtccaatagtaCAATCACCAGACCAGCATAGTGCTCCGGGCGGCGGTTATGATGGGGTAGAAGACatggctgcatccccaccatctccaagacggtctccatcgccgccgccaccgcctccaaggcgttccccaatgccgcctcgaaggtctccaacgcctgttcccccacctcctcctATGAACCAGGGAAGACGGCTACAAACAAATAAGCCATCTGCCCCGCCGGCGAAGACGACCAAGAAGGCCCCCGTGAAACCAAGGCCAATTCCACAGAAATTGCCTGGTGAAATGAGTAAAGAGGAGTTAGATGATGCGGTTAAAAAACCGTCGAAGCATTCTTCTTAG